One Setaria viridis chromosome 5, Setaria_viridis_v4.0, whole genome shotgun sequence genomic region harbors:
- the LOC117858358 gene encoding uncharacterized protein yields the protein MAGAVADPNHHSIAVTAPDQPQGAARSTAVEPPWLAAQRCLNRFVRTVALLERAGNGLGTLAFTWATVVILGGFSTNLGPDFWYATAIVFLEAFRVFSRESRSDDELLFKTTGSIRLKRVKLIGNVPYYLNVGIVMVSLYGTIEFLLVHYKYLPQPPHRMPYHFVLLAVLLALGSMVQLPTIVKYMKKGHPLLQASPLVAVLAFGGVLLWTNAPARFAALVVAPLFVGCLHSLIAACLKKTEILPHIPKLLQKFGSLIFPVWIAISVPIAFRSMGILILLGTLLVGNIQIPMALARIGLSLMRLSSKESHKVVPGGENNNEHLAPALRIFYSMVLGQGTLYILACLCESVLFHFLRGYLARALGDVKEGFESVDMYYEHAYDKCMEDGVLAQEDLHLVRFAVDSLNSNSRTRKIAAVQILHSLLLPREASNKLPDSDRTTCTKAVVTLISMLRWTGPEDQIIRFFAAKIAAELAGDLLIVGIPGTIQMVSSLLDSDAKNSLVKQSNSAQIVDNNEQSNDNGQLIISHDSATTVDMKGVEVPYQTVKIIKDYSAHAEANSKWWCKTWKFLLSVKGMLSVPKEGKEPWTDEDSFPVQGMIILEKLTHNPDNCAEINRAAGLIPKIIGFMSYTNTNATNISKARQKLCITSALKLIAKLVSTEGEIGLALRQKISEQAFLLSNLAEILEDSHTGMDQQLTMVIISKLALDDETRHEIGSFQLFITKLMHVFLGRDESTNTYYDCSLRMVAVEALSNLSMENPANCSSILEETRYDLIDNLKKMILNDEFACFAESLLENLCSHSRNKLQQQESREHLSSALQGVLVKMMVAEGKQLESLIGLASQIYTVIPESFAHKLESHANATGLVQKLVVTLNSNKKPSHEYPRMRRVVVEMIISVVVSCPHCAIIFREQGMMEALTKVERTPSKVEKYRVFFGDTGVVLERGLPLRDLVARAKGLIDPSTPTPGAQPL from the exons atggctggcgccgtgGCCGATCCGAACCATCATAGCATTGCCGTGACGGCGCCAGATCAGCCCCAAGGAGCTGCACGATCAACGGCGGTCGAGCCGCCATGGCTGGCTGCTCAGAGATGCCTGAACCGCTTCGTCCGCACCGTCGCGCTCTTGGAGAGGGCGGGCAACGGCCTCGGCACGCTCGCGTTCACGTGGGCGACCGTCGTCATCCTCGGCGGGTTCTCCACGAACCTGGGTCCGGATTTCTGGTACGCCACGGCGATAGTGTTCCTCGAGGCTTTCAG GGTGTTTAGCCGTGAAAGCCGATCAGACGATGAGTTGTTATTCAAGACAACAGGAAGCATTAGGCTGAAAAGGGTGAAACTCATAGGCAATGTACCTTATTACCTGAATGTAGGGATCGTGATGGTATCTCTGTACGGCACCATCGAATTTCTCCTCGTCCATTACAAATACCTTCCACAACCACCTCATCGCATGCCATATCACTTCGTTTTGCTGGCCGTGTTACTAGCGTTAGGGAGCATGGTGCAGCTTCCCACAATTGTCAAATACATGAAGAAGGGTCACCCATTACTGCAGGCAAGCCCATTAGTTGCAGTCCTAGCATTTGGTGGTGTACTCTTATGGACCAATGCTCCTGCACGATTTGCGGCATTGGTTGTTGCACCACTTTTTGTTGGATGCTTGCATAGTTTAATAGCGGCCTGCCTGAAAAAAACCGAAATACTACCTCATATTCCTAAATTGCTCCAGAAATTTGGTTCCTTGATATTCCCGGTTTGGATAGCTATTTCAGTGCCGATCGCATTTCGGTCTATGGGCATCCTCATACTGCTAGGGACGCTGCTTGTAGGCAACATCCAGATTCCCATGGCTCTGGCGCGGATCGGGCTCTCGTTGATGCGCCTATCCAGCAAGGAGAGCCATAAGGTCGTCCCGGGCGGTGAAAACAATAATGAGCACCTTGCACCAGCGCTCAGGATTTTTTACAGCATGGTGCTTGGCCAAGGGACGCTGTACATTCTTGCGTGCTTATGCGAGTCTGTACTCTTCCACTTCCTTCGGGGATATCTTGCAAGGGCACTAGGTGATGTCAAGGAGGGATTTGAATCTGTTGATATGTACTATGAGCATGCCTACGACAAGTGTATGGAAGATGGTGTGCTTGCTCAGGAGGACCTACATCTTGTGAGGTTCGCGGTTGACTCTCTCAACTCCAACTCACGCACCAGGAAGATCGCCGCGGTCCAAATTCTGCACTCCCTTCTTCTGCCACGAGAGGCCTCTAACAAATTGCCTGACTCAGACAGAACCACCTGCACAAAGGCGGTTGTCACCTTGATCAGCATGCTGCGTTGGACTGGTCCAGAAGATCAGATTATCAGGTTTTTCGCTGCAAAGATTGCCGCTGAGCTTGCTGGAGATCTCCTAATTGTTGGCATCCCAGGCACAATACAAATGGTATCTTCTCTTCTTGATTCTGATGCAAAGAATTCTTTGGTCAAGCAAAGCAATTCAGCTCAAATAGTGGATAACAATGAACAGTCCAATGATAATGGGCAACTAATAATAAGTCACGATTCAGCTACCACAGTGGACATGAAGGGGGTGGAAGTTCCTTATCAAACagtaaaaataataaaagattATTCAGCCCATGCAGAAGCCAACAGCAAATGGTGGTGCAAAACATGGAAATTCTTGCTATCCGTCAAGGGGATGCTGTCAGTtccaaaagaaggaaaagaaccTTGGACGGATGAGGATTCGTTTCCTGTGCAGGGGATGATAATCCTTGAGAAACTCACTCACAATCCTGACAACTGTGCAGAAATCAACAGAGCAGCCGGACTCATACCGAAGATCATAGGCTTCATGAGCTATACCAACACGAACGCAACAAACATTAGCAAGGCGCGTCAAAAACTATGTATCACTTCAGCTTTGAAGTTGATTGCAAAGCTTGTGAGCACCGAAGGGGAAATTGGTTTGGCTCTCCGGCAGAAGATCTCAGAACAAGCTTTCCTACTCAGTAACCTCGCTGAAATTTTGGAGGATAGCCACACTGGAATGGATCAACAGCTCACAATGGTTATCATTTCAAAGCTTGCTCTTGATGACGAAACAAGACATGAGATTGGGAGCTTCCAATTGTTCATCACTAAGTTGATGCATGTATTTCTTGGTCGAGATGAATCAACAAACACATACTATGATTGTTCACTGCGAATGGTGGCAGTAGAAGCGCTGTCAAATTTGTCAATGGAGAATCCCGCCAACTGCTCATCTATCTTGGAGGAAACAAGATATGATCTTATTGATAACCTCAAGAAAATGATTCTGAATGATGAGTTTGCATGTTTTGCAGAAAGTCTACTGGAGAATCTGTGCTCTCACTCCAGAAACAAGCtgcagcaacaagaatcacgcGAGCACCTCTCGTCTGCCTTGCAAGGG GTGTTGGTGAAAATGATGGTTGCCGAGGGCAAGCAACTGGAGTCCCTTATCGGCCTCGCCTCGCAGATCTATACTGTGATCCCTGAAAGTTTTGCCCACAAGCTAGAGTCACATGCCAATGCAACAGGACTCGTTCAAAAGCTGGTGGTTACACTCAATTCCAATAAGAAACCAAGTCATGAATATCCAAGGATGAGAAGGGTCGTTGTTGAGATGATAATATCGGTTGTGGTCTCGTGTCCACACTGCGCAATCATTTTCAGAGAACAAGGGATGATGGAAGCACTGACCAAGGTAGAGAGGACCCCATCCAAGGTGGAAAAGTACAGGGTTTTCTTCGGTGACACAGGAGTGGTTCTGGAGCGCGGCTTACCTCTGCGCGACCTAGTAGCTAGAGCCAAAGGGCTCATTGATCCTTCAACTCCAACTCCAGGTGCTCAACCATTGTGA